In Candidatus Methylomirabilis lanthanidiphila, the sequence GCTCGCTGAAGCCAAGAGGACGTGGGCCCCGCGTTTCGTTGAAACGATGTGATTGACCTTTTTTTGGCCTGACCCATCAATGAATCTTGATTCGGATAGTGGGAAGATACTATGAGCACGCAGGATATCACGGTTGCAACGCGGCTGAACGTCTTCGAGCGTTACCTCTCTGTCTGGGTGACGCTCTGTATCGTAACGGGCATCGCCATCGGCAAGGTCAGCCCCGGACTGGTGGGCGCCT encodes:
- a CDS encoding arsenic transporter; translation: MSTQDITVATRLNVFERYLSVWVTLCIVTGIAIGKVSPGLVGA